A section of the Sceloporus undulatus isolate JIND9_A2432 ecotype Alabama chromosome 3, SceUnd_v1.1, whole genome shotgun sequence genome encodes:
- the LOC121927141 gene encoding uncharacterized protein LOC121927141, which translates to MESCSHPYMTGRTSDLPMEEVLAILRRECLDESKVISLPPVLPKGGDVFVYCSSSPDPKHEHDYRFDRYRWVARGSNFHRRRLHLPTVLKRYYCLKDPAGSWKDSLLGFKKHIFCLRECTDPRKLYIIHYLGDETLHQPSSHGNRKHSKKPFTGTTKKVLPKIKIESKSHKKPLKAYKDLQMVASLDSSHRCMAIDHSHNLKWVQNASYKLNQKKQISNDEIFNIVELSCHLENFIMSFTLVPNVTVSFAHPGIIAEAEALLSLSSEDVSLPQLVSYDTTFKLGDFYLSPIVIRNIILEGDPILPVAFLLHTNECTAYHVDFLCEILSKLGGDNMEKIPFVIDRESGVVQPLEEKFPQIPKVYCRNHILGDVTMWVKAHGGKKDDLIVLTDNVTQLLKSSSNEQYQKRYGEYSVLWSQPFKEFFDKELKDCIPKYAAKFHIEKFAAFRSDQTATNNISESMNKMIKDEMDWTDIPVDAMALTMYYMQTYFFYEFKRAYCGLGNYSLKMQFLHLQKSSLNVDFPLFYPLETIIENIKSTQDQNRPRTGVEKPKNCHMSQIALAKLCKDSGGVAFCSQSGTFTVRDVHSNKMQAVTLYPQPAYCSCRSTGQCYHVIAVQMSICCMERVDKEC; encoded by the coding sequence TGTGTACTGTTCCTCCTCTCCTGATCCTAAACATGAGCATGATTATCGTTTTGACCGGTACAGATGGGTAGCAAGGGGGTCAAATTTCCATCGGAGAAGGTTGCACCTCCCCACTGTACTGAAAAGATACTACTGTCTAAAGGACCCAGCTGGATCCTGGAAAGACTCACTGCTTGGTTTCAAGAAACATATATTCTGCCTCAGGGAGTGCACAGATCCTAGAAAATTGTACATTATCCACTATTTGGGTGATGAAACATTGCACCAGCCTTCCAGTCATGGTAACAGGAAGCATTCAAAGAAGCCTTTTACTGGCACTACGAAGAAGGttttaccaaaaataaaaatagaatcgAAGTCACACAAAAAGCCATTGAAAGCCTATAAAGATTTACAAATGGTTGCATCACTGGACAGTTCTCACAGATGTATGGCCATTGATCATTCACATAATCTGAAATGGGTACAGAATGCATCATACAAACTCaaccagaaaaaacaaattaGCAATGATGAAATATTCAACATTGTGGAACTCTCATGCCATCTTGAAAATTTTATCATGTCGTTCACGTTAGTCCCCAATGTGACTGTTTCATTTGCGCATCCCGGTATCATTGCTGAGGCAGaagctctcctctctctctcaagtGAAGATGTATCCTTGCCACAACTTGTGTCCTATGACACAACTTTCAAACTAGGCGATTTCTACTTATCTCCCATAGTAATAAGAAACATTATTCTAGAAGGAGATCCAATACTCCCTGTTGCATTTCTCCTACATACTAATGAATGTACGGCataccatgttgactttttgtgtgaAATACTTTCAAAACTGGGAGGAGACAACATGGAAAAAATACCATTTGTAATAGACCGAGAAAGTGGTGTTGTTCAACCTTTGGAAGAGAAATTCCCACAGATTCCAAAGGTATATTGCAGAAATCATATCCTAGGAGATGTGACGATGTGGGTAAAGGCTCATGGTGGGAAAAAAGATGACTTGATAGTTTTAACAGACAATGTGACACAACTGTTAAAATCATCATCCAACGAGCAATATCAGAAGAGATATGGGGAATATAGTGTGCTGTGGAGTCAACCATTTAAAGAATTTTTTGATAAAGAACTGAAGGATTGCATTCCCAAATATGCTGCAAAGTTCCATATTGAAAAATTTGCTGCATTCAGAAGTGACCAAACTGCAACCAATAACATCAGTGAGAGCATGAACAAGATGATTAAGGATGAGATGGACTGGACAGATATACCAGTTGATGCTATGGCACTCACAATGTACTATatgcaaacatattttttttatgaGTTCAAACGAGCATATTGTGGTCTGGGAAACTATTCTCTTAAAATGCAATTCTTACACCTACAGAAATCATCTCTGAACGTAGATTTCCCTTTATTTTACCCACTTGAAACAATTATTGAAAACATAAAATCCACCCAAGATCAAAACCGTCCCAGGACAGGTGTGGAAAAACCAAAGAATTGTCACATGAGCCAAATAGCTCTAGCTAAGCTGTGCAAGGACTCTGGAGGAGTTGCTTTCTGCTCTCAGTCAGGCACCTTCACTGTCCGTGATGTTCACAGTAATAAAATGCAAGCAGTTACACTTTACCCTCAACCTGCATATTGTTCTTGTCGCAGTACAGGGCAATGTTACCATGTTATTGCTGTTCAAATGTCAATTTGTTGCATGGAAAGAGTTGACAAAGAGTGTTAG